A genomic stretch from Oreochromis aureus strain Israel breed Guangdong linkage group 17, ZZ_aureus, whole genome shotgun sequence includes:
- the LOC120433901 gene encoding uncharacterized protein LOC120433901 translates to MINHHARKYAPPRSSVTDDCPLALQAVHISKHQDTLNEATWPQTGAKMRISKANKGAAVVRAVRRQASPQPSRLEGMWSDRKLSSCGPEGRDGAGASGNAMEGHEGGAPRGRKKASKPHVKTIFSPEDKDPRVKEETGEGHAFEPGTESNWCDLCCKYIFKNGLICAGCKYACHTACRDKVALDCHPPASPISQDQLNNNNTPIH, encoded by the exons ATGATTAACCACCACGCTCGGAAATACGCCCCCCCGCGCTCATCGGTCACAGATGACTGTCCGCTGGCCCTGCAGGCTGTCCATATCAGCAAACACCAGGACACTCTGAACGAGGCAACGTGGCCGCAGACGGGCGCCAAGATGCGGATCTCCAAGGCCAACAAGGGCGCGGCGGTGGTGAGGGCTGTCCGGCGGCAGGCGTCTCCTCAGCCGTCCAGACTGGAGGGGATGTGGAGCGACAGAAAGCTGTCGAGCTGCGGACCTGAGGGGAGAGACGGGGCAGGAGCTTCTGGGAACGCGATGGAGGGACACGAAGGGGGGGCACCCCGTGGTAGGAAGAAGGCATCCAAACCACATGTGAAGACCATCTTCTCCCCCGAAGACAAGGACCCCAGGGTGAAGGAGGAGACCGGAGAGGGACACGCCTTCGAACCCGGAACGGAGAGCAACTGGTGTGATTTGTGCTGCAAGTACATCTTCAAGAATGGTCTCATCTGTGCAG GTTGCAAGTACGCGTGCCACACTGCATGTCGGGACAAAGTGGCACTGGACTGCCATCCTCCAGCGTCACCCATCAGCCAGGACCagctcaacaacaacaacacgcCGATCCAT TGA